The following are encoded together in the Cicer arietinum cultivar CDC Frontier isolate Library 1 chromosome 2, Cicar.CDCFrontier_v2.0, whole genome shotgun sequence genome:
- the LOC101505732 gene encoding senescence associated gene 20-like — protein MVMPIEKEDHNKKLVTDLYKALVTKDTNTMQNLLASDLEWWFHGPPCHSHYLVSYLTCSSSSSKKSLVPNIIIGFGSVIVAEGFDEENKVWWVHAWSICNGIITEVREYVNTSLTVTKLGNLHFPMSQSVVSKEDVVGSTCRCIWQSKLCDESVPGLILTV, from the coding sequence ATGGTGATGCCTATAGAAAAAGAGGACCACAACAAAAAATTAGTCACAGATTTATACAAAGCCTTAGTCAcaaaagacacaaacacaatgCAAAATCTTCTTGCCTCTGATTTAGAATGGTGGTTCCATGGTCCACCATGTCATAGTCACTATTTAGTCTCTTACCTCACAtgctcatcatcatcatctaaaAAATCTTTGGTTCCTAACATCATAATTGGATTTGGATCAGTTATTGTTGCTGAAGggtttgatgaagaaaataAAGTTTGGTGGGTCCATGCTTGGTCTATTTGTAATGGAATCATTACTGAGGTTAGAGAATATGTTAACACTTCTTTGACTGTTACTAAACTTGGTAATCTGCATTTTCCAATGTCACAAAGTGTGGTTTCTAAAGAAGATGTTGTTGGTTCCACTTGTCGGTGTATTTGGCAGAGTAAGCTTTGTGATGAGTCTGTACCTGGACTCATTCTCACTGTCTAG